In Pseudobacter ginsenosidimutans, the following are encoded in one genomic region:
- a CDS encoding hybrid sensor histidine kinase/response regulator transcription factor, producing the protein MRTNAVCLPAFIIRASLFLIPCLLVISQISSGQQRLFTNQQHFGVEDGLPQSYISGIIQDADGFIWLSTMDGLSRYDGRKFRTFRYDPQDSTSLAANTLNGLGKLVNNVVTLYYGPGKDDEFDLRTFRATRNNIRSRLAEIPGIRWQSYRFGFNTNNWFFTVNNHKGIGWVNGITGKAHYANTSNGKLYNDTICAITESPEGRIYVISESGVQVSDISQNKFEWFGFRTNVKPPSPTVDMGMLFGEKFSIATFPGNKVATLEKNVLNVLDINKRSSNIILLPPPKTNSIRGENGLQVDSRGRIYFEYYGRIYRLTDKGTLELLWELSGAPSRISAFYIDRSDVLWVSLNAQGLLKIDLKAAHFESYKNNGNFIEAVVAMLGNTKAQLPEEWKIPDAAYYFRQAYDDNGILYSCNNWYERTGVFRFTKQGFQRLSHFPDLKIFTAVVAMPGNEIRAFDQVEAVWYAWSNHSTVPQKLESDLENFRNVELADARYIGGYIWMTTTTHGLFQSDGKKLIAKYAGQLGKNTVPNALTEICADPADKNKFWVGSRGGGLMMWDAQKGLQRIYTEKDGLPNNTIYCILPDKTGKIWCSTNKGIFRLDPKTSHVVAFEKTDGLQGNEFNRAHKFVLPDGRLMFGGLDGYTIIDPANFEITSQTGLVPVLLTDLQINNEPQGINLPGSIVKQSISTLSSIDLPYDKNYLRFEFAALVYNQPQKIRYRYQLEGADKNWIETGYSNVASYSALPPGNYNLLLNATDNNGLWSKAVTSIKINIEPPFWRTWWAWLLYILVTLALIRWYFVFRERRLQVEQNLVFEKREALRLREIDELKDRFFSNITHEFRTPLTLIITPLEKLTQDHSLPAPVISTLKTAQRNSKQLLRLVNEFLDFAKLNHGQLKLRTAAGELNVFTASCVNAFDMAAKEKNITLSFTSANITGLYLFDEEKWGKIVSNLLSNALKFTPANGAISVILSTTAEEQVQLEVCDNGPGIPAELQSKIFTRFFQADDSALRKYGGTGIGLSLVKELTTLMEGSIELDSKPGEYTRFVVKVPMKKVEYSQTIPIVRGKELPKQKEQTTMEDAPLLLVVEDNDELRSFLVETLRNHYRILEASDGLKGWDIILQELPDLVISDVMMPGQDGFDLCKICKSDNRTSHIGFILLTSKSAHDARLQGLGSGADDYITKPFSLTELELRTANLVQLQQKQRERWQSQFSDLAPADPLPVVSDPFLEQLYKEMDAKLDDPELGIDYLCKVMAMSRSTLNRKLRALLDISTNDLIRQYRLQKATDLIAAGSDIASAAYKTGFSSPSYFSLCFREKYGLPPSDWISKQK; encoded by the coding sequence TTGAGGACTAATGCTGTTTGTCTGCCTGCTTTTATTATAAGAGCAAGTTTGTTCCTGATCCCCTGTTTGCTTGTTATTTCCCAGATCAGTTCAGGGCAGCAGCGCCTCTTCACCAATCAGCAGCATTTTGGCGTGGAAGATGGACTTCCTCAAAGTTATATTTCAGGCATTATCCAGGATGCGGATGGTTTTATCTGGCTAAGCACGATGGATGGATTAAGCCGCTATGACGGCAGAAAGTTCAGGACATTCCGTTATGACCCGCAAGACAGCACAAGCCTGGCTGCCAATACGCTCAATGGCCTGGGCAAGCTGGTCAATAATGTCGTTACCCTCTATTACGGTCCTGGAAAGGATGATGAGTTTGACCTTAGAACGTTCAGGGCTACCCGAAACAATATTCGCAGCCGCCTGGCTGAAATACCCGGCATCCGGTGGCAATCATACCGGTTTGGATTCAATACCAATAATTGGTTTTTCACAGTCAACAATCACAAGGGGATTGGCTGGGTGAATGGAATTACAGGTAAAGCCCACTATGCAAATACATCCAATGGAAAACTGTACAATGATACGATCTGCGCCATTACTGAATCTCCGGAAGGCAGGATATATGTGATCAGTGAATCTGGCGTGCAGGTAAGTGATATCAGCCAGAATAAATTCGAATGGTTTGGTTTTAGAACGAATGTAAAGCCACCATCTCCAACAGTTGATATGGGAATGCTTTTTGGAGAGAAATTTTCCATTGCAACCTTTCCAGGCAACAAAGTGGCCACACTGGAAAAAAATGTATTGAACGTACTCGATATAAACAAAAGAAGCAGCAACATAATACTGTTGCCTCCTCCCAAAACCAATTCGATAAGGGGTGAGAATGGTTTGCAGGTAGACTCCCGGGGCCGCATCTATTTTGAGTATTATGGACGAATATACAGGCTAACGGATAAGGGTACACTAGAACTGCTCTGGGAGCTTAGCGGCGCGCCGAGCCGTATCAGTGCATTTTATATTGACAGATCGGATGTATTATGGGTTAGCCTGAACGCACAGGGCCTTTTGAAAATTGACCTAAAGGCAGCTCATTTTGAATCATACAAGAATAATGGAAATTTTATAGAAGCCGTAGTGGCCATGCTGGGTAATACCAAAGCTCAATTGCCGGAAGAATGGAAAATCCCGGATGCTGCTTATTATTTCCGGCAGGCATATGATGATAATGGAATATTGTATTCCTGTAATAACTGGTATGAACGGACCGGCGTTTTTCGGTTTACAAAACAGGGATTTCAGCGTCTTTCGCATTTTCCTGACCTGAAAATATTTACCGCGGTGGTTGCTATGCCCGGAAATGAGATCCGGGCATTTGATCAGGTGGAGGCAGTATGGTATGCCTGGAGCAATCATTCTACTGTTCCACAAAAACTGGAGTCCGATCTTGAAAATTTCAGGAATGTAGAACTGGCAGATGCACGGTACATAGGCGGTTATATCTGGATGACCACTACCACGCATGGTTTGTTTCAGTCTGACGGAAAAAAGCTGATAGCAAAATATGCGGGACAACTGGGAAAAAATACAGTCCCGAATGCATTAACTGAAATTTGTGCTGATCCTGCCGACAAAAATAAATTCTGGGTTGGCTCCCGGGGTGGAGGCCTTATGATGTGGGATGCGCAAAAAGGATTACAGCGTATTTACACAGAAAAAGATGGTCTTCCCAATAATACTATCTATTGTATCCTTCCTGATAAGACCGGTAAGATCTGGTGCAGTACCAACAAAGGCATATTCAGACTTGATCCCAAAACCAGTCATGTTGTAGCTTTTGAGAAAACCGATGGATTGCAGGGAAATGAATTCAACAGGGCGCATAAATTTGTTTTGCCCGATGGAAGGCTGATGTTTGGTGGACTGGACGGATACACGATCATCGATCCTGCAAATTTTGAGATCACCAGCCAAACCGGCCTGGTACCCGTACTCCTGACTGACCTGCAAATCAACAATGAACCGCAGGGTATCAACTTGCCCGGGAGTATTGTTAAGCAATCAATCAGTACCTTATCGTCCATTGATCTGCCATATGATAAGAACTATCTGCGTTTCGAGTTTGCAGCGCTGGTGTACAACCAACCGCAAAAGATCAGGTACCGTTATCAGTTGGAAGGTGCCGATAAGAACTGGATTGAAACGGGATATTCCAATGTAGCCAGTTACTCTGCACTGCCGCCGGGTAATTACAACCTGCTGTTGAATGCAACAGACAACAATGGCTTATGGAGCAAAGCAGTTACTTCAATAAAAATAAACATCGAGCCACCTTTTTGGCGAACCTGGTGGGCCTGGTTGTTATACATTCTGGTAACGCTGGCTTTGATCAGATGGTATTTTGTATTTAGAGAAAGAAGATTGCAGGTAGAGCAAAACCTGGTATTTGAAAAAAGAGAGGCCCTGCGTTTAAGAGAGATCGATGAACTGAAAGACCGCTTCTTCAGTAATATCACACATGAGTTCAGAACGCCACTAACGCTGATCATTACACCGCTTGAAAAATTGACACAGGACCATTCTCTGCCGGCTCCGGTTATCAGCACACTTAAAACGGCTCAAAGAAATTCAAAACAATTATTAAGGCTGGTAAACGAATTCCTCGATTTTGCCAAACTCAACCACGGACAGCTCAAATTAAGAACAGCAGCGGGTGAGTTGAATGTTTTTACTGCCAGTTGCGTGAACGCTTTCGATATGGCTGCGAAGGAAAAAAATATTACGCTCAGTTTTACCTCAGCCAATATAACCGGCCTCTACCTTTTTGACGAAGAGAAATGGGGAAAAATTGTATCCAACCTCTTGAGCAATGCACTGAAGTTTACGCCTGCAAATGGAGCCATTTCTGTAATACTGTCCACTACTGCGGAGGAACAGGTGCAGCTGGAAGTATGCGATAATGGTCCGGGTATACCTGCGGAACTGCAGTCGAAAATATTCACCAGGTTTTTCCAGGCTGACGATTCTGCACTGCGTAAGTACGGCGGTACAGGCATCGGTTTGTCGCTGGTAAAGGAACTGACCACATTGATGGAAGGGAGCATTGAACTGGATAGTAAGCCCGGTGAGTATACGCGTTTTGTAGTGAAAGTCCCAATGAAAAAAGTGGAATATTCTCAAACAATACCAATTGTCCGGGGCAAAGAATTGCCAAAACAAAAGGAACAAACCACAATGGAAGATGCTCCATTGTTACTGGTGGTAGAGGATAATGATGAATTACGTTCTTTCCTGGTTGAAACTCTTCGCAATCATTACCGGATACTGGAGGCTTCAGATGGCCTTAAAGGCTGGGATATCATTTTACAGGAACTGCCTGATCTGGTGATCAGTGATGTGATGATGCCCGGACAGGATGGATTTGATCTTTGTAAAATTTGTAAGTCGGATAACCGTACATCGCATATCGGTTTTATCTTACTCACTTCTAAATCCGCGCATGATGCCAGGCTGCAGGGGTTGGGCTCGGGGGCTGATGATTATATTACAAAACCCTTCAGCCTGACGGAGCTGGAACTTCGCACAGCTAACCTGGTGCAGTTGCAGCAAAAACAGCGGGAACGATGGCAGTCGCAATTCTCAGATCTCGCTCCTGCGGACCCCTTGCCGGTAGTTAGCGATCCTTTCCTGGAACAACTCTATAAAGAAATGGACGCCAAACTGGATGATCCCGAACTTGGTATCGACTATTTGTGTAAAGTGATGGCCATGAGCAGGAGCACCCTCAATCGTAAACTAAGGGCCTTACTCGATATTTCCACCAATGATCTGATCCGCCAATACAGATTGCAGAAAGCCACTGACCTGATAGCAGCAGGTTCGGATATAGCTTCTGCTGCTTACAAAACCGGCTTCAGCAGTCCTTCCTATTTCAGCCTTTGCTTCAGGGAAAAATACGGGTTGCCGCCATCAGACTGGATCTCAAAGCAAAAATGA
- a CDS encoding c-type cytochrome: MRKILKVMAVLLVVVITGLALVAFYVKKALPDVGDAPDIQVERTKDRIEKGKYLANHVVACMDCHSQRDWTVYGAPIKEGTFGAGGERFGKEMQFPGTLYSPNITPYALNSWTDGEIFRAITTGQSKHGKALFPLMGYLNYGKMDKEDVYSIIAYLRTIPAITNDVPERELDFPVNFIVNTIPAKASLTPRPAKTDEVAYGKYLATIANCADCHSQFDNKGNMIEGTEFGGGRTFNFPGGLIVTTPNITADAETGIGNWTSDLFVQKFKLYSDSTYQQQKLGENDFNTPMPWFMYTGMDSTDLTAIFKYLGSVKKIKNKVTRFVKQ; encoded by the coding sequence ATGAGAAAGATCCTTAAAGTAATGGCGGTTTTACTGGTGGTAGTGATCACCGGCCTCGCACTGGTTGCCTTTTATGTAAAGAAAGCTTTGCCTGATGTAGGGGATGCTCCGGATATTCAGGTGGAAAGAACTAAAGACAGGATAGAGAAAGGTAAATACCTGGCTAATCATGTGGTGGCTTGTATGGATTGCCATAGCCAGCGCGACTGGACCGTATATGGTGCACCGATCAAAGAAGGAACATTCGGGGCCGGTGGAGAGAGATTTGGGAAAGAAATGCAGTTCCCTGGTACCTTGTATTCTCCCAATATAACTCCGTATGCACTTAACAGTTGGACCGACGGAGAGATCTTCAGGGCAATCACTACCGGACAAAGCAAACACGGAAAAGCCCTGTTCCCCTTGATGGGATACCTGAATTATGGAAAAATGGACAAGGAAGATGTTTACAGCATCATTGCCTACCTGCGAACAATTCCGGCTATCACCAATGATGTGCCGGAAAGAGAACTGGATTTCCCTGTAAATTTCATTGTAAATACCATTCCTGCTAAAGCATCATTAACGCCGAGGCCGGCAAAGACCGATGAAGTGGCTTACGGCAAATATCTCGCAACCATCGCCAATTGTGCAGATTGCCATAGCCAGTTTGATAACAAGGGCAATATGATCGAAGGGACTGAATTCGGAGGTGGACGAACATTCAATTTCCCGGGAGGTTTGATTGTAACAACACCCAATATTACTGCCGATGCTGAAACCGGCATCGGGAACTGGACCAGTGATCTCTTCGTACAAAAATTCAAACTTTACTCTGATTCTACCTATCAGCAGCAAAAGCTGGGGGAAAATGATTTCAATACGCCAATGCCCTGGTTCATGTATACGGGGATGGATAGCACAGATCTCACTGCTATTTTCAAATATTTAGGATCGGTTAAAAAGATAAAGAATAAAGTAACAAGGTTTGTAAAGCAGTAA
- a CDS encoding RNA recognition motif domain-containing protein: MNIFVSNLSFDVQDEDLKDFFTPYGEVTSARVITDRETGRSRGFGFVEMTDEAASKKAIAELDGASVENRTISVSIAKPKEGRSSRGNDRDKFNNGNSYNQNRY; encoded by the coding sequence ATGAACATTTTTGTTTCAAATCTAAGCTTCGACGTGCAGGATGAAGACCTGAAAGATTTTTTTACTCCTTATGGAGAAGTAACATCAGCCAGGGTTATAACAGACAGAGAAACTGGCAGGTCAAGAGGTTTTGGATTTGTTGAAATGACTGATGAAGCCGCTTCTAAAAAAGCGATTGCAGAGCTCGATGGAGCTTCTGTTGAAAACAGAACGATTAGTGTATCAATTGCCAAGCCAAAGGAAGGCAGATCTTCCCGTGGTAATGACCGGGACAAATTCAATAATGGAAATAGTTATAATCAGAATAGATACTAA
- a CDS encoding efflux transporter outer membrane subunit, with protein sequence MTRSSNHIVSHRALSYLCMGTVVSLALLQSGCKVAQPDPVPVVKQLPEQFSGIASQQDTGRLVFRELFPDQLLIALIDSALRNNADLNIAYQRITVAHAQLANRRRALLPSVDARIAASADRYGDYTLNGVGNFDTNLSPNIDKDQKIPVSPTTDYFIGLQSSWEIDLWGKLSSLRKAAQSDLLAQEQARRVLVTGIVSVMAQGYFELISLDNEISIVRRNITLQEEAVEIVKAQKAGGRATELAVQQFEAQLLNTRAIEQQLLQQRVQTQNQLNSVAGIYTRNIPRASVLPSGIPALQAGVPADLLLNRPDIMQSEFQLQSAALNVKAARAAFFPSLVINPYIALNAFTPSLLFNGGSVAWSAAGSLTAPLLNRRQIQTDFIMANAANKEMVFTYQQKLVEAFNEVSTNISAVQQAQNAFNMKSQEVQELKEAVQTARELYLTGYANYLEVITAQKNMLEAELQSVIQKNEIFTSLIKLYASLGGGWTNT encoded by the coding sequence ATGACAAGATCATCCAATCATATCGTATCCCACCGTGCACTTTCATATTTGTGTATGGGCACGGTGGTTTCGCTCGCTCTTTTGCAGAGCGGGTGCAAGGTGGCGCAGCCGGATCCGGTTCCGGTAGTGAAACAACTACCAGAGCAGTTTTCCGGCATCGCCAGCCAACAGGACACAGGCCGCCTGGTTTTCAGGGAACTGTTCCCTGATCAGCTACTGATCGCACTCATCGACTCTGCTTTGCGCAACAATGCAGATCTCAATATCGCCTACCAGCGTATCACGGTGGCGCATGCGCAGCTCGCAAACAGGCGCAGGGCATTGCTTCCTTCCGTGGATGCACGCATCGCTGCCAGTGCAGATCGTTACGGCGATTATACCCTCAATGGCGTTGGCAATTTCGACACCAATCTTTCTCCCAATATCGATAAAGATCAAAAGATCCCGGTGAGCCCAACCACCGACTATTTCATCGGCCTGCAAAGCAGCTGGGAGATCGATCTCTGGGGCAAACTGAGCTCACTCCGCAAAGCCGCACAATCCGACCTGCTGGCGCAGGAACAAGCACGGCGCGTACTGGTGACCGGTATAGTATCCGTAATGGCGCAGGGCTATTTTGAACTGATAAGCCTGGACAATGAGATCAGTATCGTCCGCAGGAATATTACGTTACAGGAAGAGGCCGTAGAGATAGTGAAAGCGCAGAAGGCCGGGGGCCGCGCAACAGAGCTGGCTGTTCAGCAATTTGAAGCACAGCTGCTCAATACCCGCGCCATCGAGCAACAATTGCTCCAACAAAGAGTGCAAACACAGAATCAGCTGAATTCCGTGGCAGGCATCTACACCAGGAATATCCCAAGGGCATCTGTATTGCCCTCCGGCATTCCTGCATTGCAGGCAGGCGTTCCTGCTGATCTTTTGCTGAACAGGCCAGACATCATGCAGTCGGAATTCCAGCTGCAATCCGCAGCACTCAATGTGAAAGCGGCCAGGGCAGCATTCTTTCCATCGCTGGTGATCAATCCTTATATCGCGCTGAATGCATTCACGCCATCCCTGTTGTTCAATGGCGGATCAGTGGCCTGGAGTGCGGCAGGCTCACTTACTGCTCCCCTCTTGAATCGCAGGCAGATCCAAACCGATTTCATCATGGCCAATGCCGCCAATAAGGAAATGGTGTTCACGTATCAGCAGAAACTGGTGGAAGCCTTCAATGAAGTAAGCACCAATATCAGCGCGGTGCAGCAGGCGCAGAATGCTTTCAATATGAAATCGCAGGAAGTGCAGGAATTGAAGGAGGCTGTGCAAACCGCCAGGGAACTGTATTTAACAGGATATGCGAATTACCTGGAAGTGATCACAGCACAGAAGAATATGCTGGAAGCAGAATTGCAAAGTGTAATTCAGAAAAATGAGATTTTTACTTCCCTGATCAAACTGTATGCTTCGTTGGGTGGAGGATGGACAAATACATGA
- a CDS encoding efflux RND transporter permease subunit, translating into MLEKFIRRPVLSLVISLVFVLLGVLALFTLPVTQYPDIVPPSVVVTANYNGANADVCTKAVAIPLERAINGVPGMTYMNSVSSNNGVTLIQVFFEVGTDPDQAAVNVQNRVTTVLDELPEEVIKAGVTTEKEVNSMLLYLNIMSEDRNVDEEFIYNFTDINILQELKRINGVGFVDIMGARDYSMRVWLKPDKLLAYNISTEEIIAALRNQNIEAAPGVTGENSGKDKQAKQYVLKYTGKFNTPEQYKDVILRADDDGSILRLRDIADVEFGTVSYDMVSFTDGSPSASIMIKQRPGSNARDVIAEIKSKMEELKETSFPPGMVYNYAYDVSRFLDASISKVLTTLLEAFILVFIVVFVFLQDFRSTLIPALAVPVALIGTLAFMQMFGFSINILTLFALVLAIGIVVDNAIVVVEAVHVKMSEQHLGAMDATLAAMKEIGSAVVAITLVMSAVFVPVAFLSGPVGVFYRQFSLTLAIAIVISGVNALTLTPALCALLLKHPSPSKKKNLLQRFYAVFNKGYDGAERKFGRTVNRIAGRRAITLAMLAVFFVAIWGSAKLLPSGFIPAEDQCMVYVNVTTPPGSTVERTEEVLHAVQRALQPEKTIENISTLAGYSLMSDISGASYGMAMINLSEWDKRKESIPELIARFRDKTAHISDASIEYFEPPTVPGFGNAGGFELRLLNKNRNTDLAQMAAVSEKFLNALTDHPVIGNATTSFDPNFPQFLIHVDQEMAAKQGVTIDNAMSTLQTLLGSYYATNFIRFDQMYKVMLQALPQYRANPEDVLSLYVKNNKGEMVPYSNFIRMEKVYGPEQISRFNMYTAAMINGDAAPGFTSGEAITSIQQVADTLLPKGYSFEWSGMTREQILSGNEAIWIFLICLLFVYLVLAAQYESFLLPLAVILSLPAGIAGAFFFLLITGLENNIYAQVALIMLIGLLGKNAILIVEVAIQKRKHGMSVLEAAREGAVSRLRPILMTSFAFIAGLIPLCIAKGAGAMGNHSIGIASAGGMLVGTIAGIFLVPGLFVLFQRSKRKKKKKTIAAA; encoded by the coding sequence ATGTTAGAAAAATTTATCAGGCGACCAGTGTTATCGCTGGTCATCTCTTTGGTCTTTGTTCTCCTGGGTGTGCTCGCATTGTTCACTTTGCCCGTGACCCAGTATCCCGATATCGTTCCTCCCTCCGTGGTGGTGACCGCCAATTATAATGGCGCCAACGCCGATGTGTGTACGAAAGCCGTTGCCATTCCGCTGGAACGCGCCATCAACGGCGTGCCCGGCATGACCTATATGAACAGCGTCAGCAGCAACAACGGCGTTACCCTCATACAGGTCTTCTTCGAAGTAGGCACAGACCCCGACCAGGCTGCTGTGAACGTGCAGAACCGCGTAACCACTGTACTGGACGAACTTCCCGAAGAAGTGATCAAGGCGGGTGTGACCACGGAAAAAGAAGTGAACTCCATGCTGCTCTATCTCAATATCATGAGTGAAGACAGGAATGTGGACGAAGAATTCATTTACAATTTCACAGACATCAATATCCTGCAGGAGCTGAAACGTATCAATGGCGTGGGTTTCGTGGACATCATGGGTGCGCGAGATTATTCCATGCGCGTATGGCTGAAGCCGGACAAGCTCCTCGCCTACAATATATCCACCGAAGAGATCATCGCCGCATTGCGCAACCAGAACATCGAAGCAGCGCCGGGTGTTACCGGTGAGAACTCGGGAAAAGACAAACAGGCAAAACAATACGTACTCAAATACACCGGAAAATTCAATACGCCTGAGCAATACAAAGATGTGATCCTTCGTGCCGATGATGATGGCTCCATCCTCCGGCTGCGCGATATTGCAGATGTGGAATTCGGTACCGTGAGCTACGATATGGTGAGCTTCACAGATGGCAGTCCATCTGCCAGTATCATGATCAAGCAGCGTCCGGGCTCCAATGCCCGCGACGTTATCGCAGAGATCAAATCAAAAATGGAAGAGCTGAAAGAGACCAGCTTCCCGCCTGGCATGGTGTACAACTATGCCTACGATGTAAGCCGCTTCCTGGATGCCAGTATCAGTAAAGTATTGACCACTTTACTGGAAGCTTTCATACTTGTGTTTATCGTGGTGTTCGTCTTCCTGCAGGATTTCAGGAGTACGCTGATCCCGGCATTGGCAGTGCCGGTGGCATTGATCGGTACACTGGCCTTCATGCAGATGTTTGGTTTCTCTATCAATATCCTTACATTATTTGCTTTGGTGCTGGCCATCGGTATTGTAGTGGACAATGCCATTGTGGTGGTGGAAGCCGTGCATGTGAAGATGAGTGAACAACATCTCGGAGCCATGGACGCCACGCTGGCCGCCATGAAAGAGATCGGAAGCGCCGTAGTGGCCATCACACTGGTGATGTCCGCCGTATTTGTGCCGGTGGCATTCCTTTCCGGGCCTGTAGGCGTTTTCTATCGTCAGTTCTCACTCACGCTCGCCATCGCCATCGTGATCTCAGGTGTGAACGCTCTAACGCTTACGCCTGCACTCTGTGCACTTTTGCTCAAACATCCATCGCCCTCCAAAAAGAAAAACCTGCTGCAGCGATTCTATGCAGTATTCAATAAAGGCTACGATGGCGCTGAAAGGAAATTCGGCAGAACAGTCAACCGCATTGCAGGCCGTCGCGCCATCACACTCGCGATGCTGGCTGTTTTCTTCGTGGCTATCTGGGGCAGTGCCAAACTCCTGCCCTCGGGTTTCATTCCGGCTGAAGACCAGTGCATGGTATATGTAAATGTGACCACACCTCCCGGTTCCACCGTTGAACGGACGGAAGAGGTTTTACATGCCGTTCAGCGCGCATTGCAGCCCGAGAAGACCATCGAGAATATCAGTACCCTGGCTGGCTACAGCCTGATGAGCGATATCTCCGGCGCGTCCTACGGCATGGCCATGATCAATCTATCGGAATGGGACAAACGAAAAGAAAGTATCCCAGAGCTCATTGCACGCTTCAGGGACAAAACAGCACATATCTCCGATGCCAGCATCGAATACTTTGAGCCACCTACTGTTCCCGGCTTTGGTAATGCAGGAGGCTTCGAGCTTCGCTTACTGAACAAGAACCGAAATACAGACCTGGCCCAGATGGCCGCGGTGAGCGAAAAATTCCTCAATGCACTCACAGACCATCCCGTGATCGGGAATGCCACTACCAGCTTCGATCCCAATTTCCCGCAGTTCCTCATTCATGTGGACCAGGAAATGGCCGCCAAGCAAGGGGTTACCATAGACAATGCGATGAGCACCCTGCAAACCCTGCTCGGCAGTTACTATGCCACCAACTTCATCCGCTTCGATCAGATGTACAAAGTGATGTTGCAGGCACTGCCGCAGTACCGCGCCAACCCGGAAGATGTGCTCAGTCTCTATGTAAAAAACAACAAAGGGGAAATGGTACCCTATTCCAATTTCATCAGGATGGAAAAAGTGTACGGACCTGAACAGATTTCCCGCTTCAACATGTACACGGCTGCCATGATCAATGGCGATGCCGCTCCAGGCTTTACCAGCGGCGAAGCCATCACCAGCATTCAGCAGGTGGCAGACACCCTGCTGCCGAAAGGCTACAGTTTCGAATGGAGCGGTATGACAAGAGAACAGATCCTTTCAGGTAATGAAGCCATCTGGATCTTCCTGATCTGTTTGCTTTTCGTATACCTGGTGCTGGCAGCCCAATATGAAAGTTTTCTGTTACCCCTCGCCGTTATATTGAGCCTGCCGGCCGGTATTGCAGGAGCCTTTTTCTTCCTGCTGATAACAGGACTGGAGAACAATATCTACGCGCAGGTGGCGCTGATCATGCTGATCGGATTGCTGGGCAAGAATGCGATCCTCATTGTGGAAGTAGCCATACAGAAAAGAAAACATGGCATGAGCGTTCTGGAAGCCGCGCGCGAAGGCGCCGTAAGCAGGCTTCGCCCGATCCTGATGACCAGCTTCGCATTCATTGCAGGCCTGATACCGCTTTGTATCGCAAAGGGCGCTGGTGCGATGGGTAACCACTCCATCGGTATCGCGTCCGCAGGTGGTATGCTGGTGGGCACGATTGCCGGCATCTTCCTGGTGCCGGGATTGTTTGTGCTTTTCCAGCGATCAAAAAGAAAAAAGAAAAAGAAAACTATAGCAGCTGCATAA
- a CDS encoding efflux RND transporter periplasmic adaptor subunit gives MKSIHLFGFLSVLYLAGCTAKGSTEKEKRLVEVPVFELQSRDTMLHKSYVSSIAASQNVELRAKVSGFLEGVAVDEGQFVQKGQLLFRLNDAEFKLQLAEANAALTSAEADLKSAEVETDRVKRLVDKKILSQSELELANARLAAARAKVQEAEAGREKAALHLSYANIRAPFSGVIDRIPHKIGSLMSEGTLLTTVSDVHLMHAYFNVSESEYLHYVKAGAARNRMGKPVQLQLADGTMFPQTGKIETMDGEIEKQTGSIAFRAQFRNPDKLLKHGASGKVLLTSMVPRAIMIPQRSVFEIQDKNYVFVLENNNTVKMKQFTPDTRIDDFVLVKEGLEPGDRIIYEGIQNIREGVKVAPRFISADSLLTVH, from the coding sequence ATGAAGTCGATTCATTTATTCGGATTTCTGTCCGTGCTCTATCTGGCCGGATGTACAGCAAAAGGAAGTACAGAAAAAGAAAAACGCCTGGTGGAAGTACCCGTCTTTGAGCTGCAATCACGGGACACGATGCTGCACAAGAGCTATGTAAGCAGCATCGCCGCGTCTCAGAATGTGGAACTGCGCGCCAAAGTGAGTGGCTTCCTGGAAGGGGTCGCCGTGGATGAAGGACAATTTGTTCAGAAGGGACAATTACTTTTCCGGTTGAACGATGCCGAATTCAAATTGCAGCTGGCCGAAGCCAATGCAGCACTCACCAGCGCCGAAGCAGATCTGAAAAGCGCTGAAGTAGAAACCGACCGGGTAAAAAGACTGGTAGATAAAAAGATCCTTTCCCAGTCAGAGCTTGAACTGGCAAATGCCCGTCTTGCTGCAGCCCGTGCCAAAGTGCAGGAAGCTGAAGCAGGAAGGGAGAAAGCCGCCCTTCACCTCTCCTACGCCAATATCCGCGCACCCTTCAGCGGCGTGATAGACCGCATTCCACACAAGATCGGCAGTCTTATGAGTGAAGGCACCCTGCTCACCACCGTATCCGATGTTCATCTCATGCACGCTTACTTCAATGTATCCGAAAGCGAATACCTGCATTACGTGAAAGCAGGTGCAGCGCGCAACCGCATGGGTAAGCCGGTGCAACTGCAACTGGCAGACGGAACCATGTTCCCGCAAACAGGAAAAATAGAAACGATGGATGGAGAAATAGAAAAGCAGACAGGCTCCATTGCCTTCCGCGCACAATTCCGGAACCCCGACAAACTGCTCAAGCATGGAGCCAGCGGCAAAGTGCTGCTCACGAGTATGGTGCCACGCGCCATCATGATCCCACAGAGAAGCGTATTTGAAATACAGGACAAGAACTATGTATTCGTTCTGGAAAACAACAATACAGTAAAAATGAAACAGTTCACGCCGGATACACGGATCGATGATTTCGTTCTGGTGAAAGAAGGTCTGGAACCGGGAGACCGCATCATCTACGAAGGCATCCAGAACATCCGTGAAGGAGTGAAAGTAGCTCCCCGTTTCATTTCAGCAGACAGCCTGCTGACCGTTCATTAA